A genomic window from Dechloromonas sp. A34 includes:
- a CDS encoding phosphomannomutase/phosphoglucomutase produces MSQLPAEIFKAYDIRGIVNKSLTAAVVRQIGHALGSLAIEQGQTAIAVGRDGRLSGPELAGALMDGICAAGIDAIDIGCVPTPVTYFAAYELGCHSCVSVTGSHNPPDYNGLKMVIGGTTLALDAIQNLKKRIEADDLKYGQGQRRSADVLDAYVERIVGDVKLARPLKIVMDCGNGVAGAIAPELFKRLGCEIVPLFCEVDGNFPNHHPDPSKPENLADVIRALKETDAEIGIAFDGDGDRLGVVTKDGEIIFPDRQLMLFAADVLARVPGGTIIYDVKCTRLLAPWIKQHGGVPLMWNTGHALVKAKLKETGAPLAGEMSGHCFFKERWYGFDDGLYTGARLLEILSRAADGNAVLRGLPNSPSTPELNIKMAEGEPFTLIDKLKAEGQFPGAEEIITIDGLRVEYADGFGLARPSNTTPVVVLRFEADNAAALKRIQNGFRQALNAVWPGIQLPF; encoded by the coding sequence ATGAGCCAACTCCCAGCTGAAATCTTCAAGGCCTACGACATCCGGGGCATCGTCAACAAGTCGCTGACCGCCGCCGTCGTCCGCCAGATCGGCCATGCCCTCGGCTCACTGGCCATCGAGCAGGGTCAGACGGCGATCGCCGTCGGCCGCGACGGCCGCCTTTCCGGCCCGGAACTGGCCGGGGCGTTGATGGACGGCATCTGCGCCGCCGGCATCGACGCCATCGACATCGGCTGCGTGCCGACCCCGGTCACCTATTTCGCCGCCTACGAACTGGGCTGCCATTCCTGCGTCTCGGTCACCGGCAGCCACAACCCGCCGGACTACAACGGTCTGAAGATGGTGATCGGCGGCACGACGCTGGCCCTCGACGCGATCCAGAACCTGAAGAAACGTATCGAGGCCGACGACCTGAAATACGGCCAGGGCCAACGCCGCAGCGCCGATGTCCTTGACGCCTACGTCGAGCGCATCGTCGGCGACGTCAAACTGGCTCGCCCGCTGAAGATCGTCATGGATTGCGGCAACGGCGTCGCCGGCGCGATCGCCCCCGAACTGTTCAAGCGCCTGGGCTGTGAGATCGTGCCCTTGTTCTGTGAGGTCGATGGCAATTTCCCGAACCATCACCCGGACCCGTCGAAGCCGGAAAACCTGGCCGACGTCATCCGGGCGCTCAAGGAAACCGATGCCGAAATTGGCATTGCCTTCGACGGCGACGGCGACCGTCTCGGCGTCGTCACCAAAGATGGCGAAATCATCTTTCCCGACCGCCAGCTGATGCTCTTCGCCGCCGACGTGCTGGCGCGCGTCCCGGGCGGCACCATCATCTACGACGTCAAGTGCACGCGCCTGCTGGCGCCGTGGATCAAGCAGCATGGCGGCGTACCGCTGATGTGGAACACCGGCCACGCGCTGGTCAAGGCCAAGCTCAAGGAAACCGGCGCCCCGCTGGCCGGCGAGATGAGCGGCCACTGTTTCTTCAAGGAACGTTGGTACGGTTTCGACGACGGCCTATACACCGGCGCCCGCCTACTCGAAATCCTGTCACGAGCTGCGGATGGCAATGCGGTTCTGCGCGGCCTGCCCAATTCGCCATCGACCCCTGAACTCAATATCAAGATGGCCGAAGGCGAGCCGTTCACGCTGATCGACAAGTTGAAAGCTGAAGGCCAGTTCCCCGGCGCTGAGGAAATCATCACCATCGACGGCCTGCGGGTCGAATACGCCGACGGTTTTGGTCTCGCCCGCCCGTCGAACACCACGCCCGTCGTCGTCCTGCGCTTCGAAGCCGACAATGCGGCCGCTCTCAAACGTATCCAGAACGGATTTCGGCAAGCGCTGAATGCCGTCTGGCCCGGCATCCAGCTGCCGTTTTAA
- a CDS encoding heavy metal-binding domain-containing protein has product MLMTTTPGVEGHNVREYHGVVTGEAIIGANFLKDMFAAVRDFVGGRAGAYEKTLRAARETAFAEMAEAASRLGANAIVGIDIDYEVLGEKNGMLMVAVSGTAVTLAP; this is encoded by the coding sequence GTGCTGATGACCACCACCCCTGGCGTCGAAGGCCACAACGTTCGCGAATATCACGGCGTCGTCACCGGCGAAGCCATCATCGGTGCCAACTTTCTCAAGGACATGTTCGCCGCTGTTCGCGACTTCGTCGGCGGCCGCGCCGGCGCCTACGAAAAAACCCTGCGTGCCGCCCGCGAGACCGCCTTCGCAGAAATGGCCGAAGCCGCCAGCCGTCTGGGGGCCAACGCCATCGTCGGCATCGATATCGACTATGAGGTACTCGGTGAAAAGAATGGCATGCTGATGGTCGCGGTAAGC